The genomic window GCCACCTTTTTAGAAGAAATATAggaacaaatgaaaaattaaatataatcaaCTTAGAAgctggaaaaaaaaaagaaaggaaaaggTAAAACTAAAGAAATTCGTGTCATTACTATATGGGTAAATATTTCAAGGTAACtaacatgcatatatacgtcCGCAGATATAAATACGCACGTGTGTATacaaaaaaactaaataaccgcttcttttttttttttcttctttttttttgtatgcttttaaatttagaagtttgaaaaataaaatagatcaTAAAATGTGTCATAAATGTGACACGATGATTTGTTAATACCAACAAAagaaaagttataaaaaaagtgtaacaaaaaaaaaaaaaaaaaattataaatatttcactTAAATtgatttgataaaaaaaaaaaaaaaaagaacacaAATAACGTAAAAAATAGATAAGATATTATGTATTACGTAACTGAAACACTATATACTCAAAGTAAGGAGAACCTACAATGGTTTTCTACtttaacgaaaaaaaaataaaaataaaataaaataaaagacattttaacaaaatgaataagattattttttctgcttctctaaaaaattgtaaaatttttgaatatattctATTTGAAAATTTGGGTACACGCACAGTATGTTTTCTACCTCAtcaaatatgtatttgttaataattcCTTTAAAGGAATATGTTATAGAAGAATTTATCCCTTTGTTTAGTATACATTCAAAAATATGATTCCACAACTCATTATTGGAGGTTCTGTCGTCAAAATTATCGTCCAGCGAAATTagtataaaaattgttttaaaaaaaaaagaggtgttgaaataattttgttcttGTATAgtctttactttttcttcctCATCAATTTgaatgaatttaaaaatttgaaaatttaataacttttcttttaataaataaataaataatttgcttaaaaaaaggaccttttttaaatcataattattaatatttttaacataattaatgaaaatagttTTTAGgctaaataaaaataccctatttttaaaattagaaatacTACTTAATATTCTTGCATAGGCAACTTTGAATTTGTTGTCATATAAGAGCGTTTGAATTACTGTTTGAATAACATaaggaatatttttcttttcttttaaaattagagATAAATTATGAACACATTCATCTACATCtaaactatttttaataattaaaaatatcttttttggTAAGATACcttgaattttatatttttttaacaatttattaaaatacgATTGGTTGAAATACTCTTCGTCCGCAACCATTAAATAGTTTAGTTTGTGAAATTTTCCTTCTATGGCAAGTGCTTCAACATTCTTTAGATTAGTTGTCTTATCATCTTTAACATCGAGGGGGCTCTCTACTTTATTTAGATGATCTTGCTTTTCAATTTTGTTTTCcctcttcttcttcatcttctGTTGCGGCGTATGTTGTTTTTCCTTCATATCGCTGCTCCCGATTCCCCTGCTGAATTTAGCTCTTTTGAAAACGTTTAGGAATGGGAAAGACAAAACCTTCCttttaaagttatatttacactcaaattcttttaaaacaCTAAAAAGGAACTCaaacttatttaaaaagtaaaatttcatttttcccctttttaaATCATCTATATCTTTAATCAAAAATCTAAGTTTACTTCTttcgatatatatattattattagtcaCATAGAGGTCAATTTGCTTTTTTAAGTACTCTGTAACGTAATTTAGATGAGAAATATCATCGCTCTCCAGTTTCATACCGCAAATCtttaatatgataataatattgtcTACATTGTTAACACTCATCTGTTCAcacaatatattaattacatCAGTTATACAATCAAAatctaaataatttaatgcaTAAAACATGCTAATACATTTCAGTacatttctaaaaataattttcaaattttcgTATTTCTCATATTCCTCTTTACTAGTTATgctattttccattttatttttctccttCTCATGAGTCAAGTATTCTGGATTAGCACCCCTTTTATACAATTcgtttaaatttaaaactgCTGTATCTGTATCATTTTTTCCCCTATGGAGAATATTTGGGTTGTTACtattaaattcattttcTCTCTCAATTTTCTTCATCAAAGTTATATTATTCTCatagtaatatttaaaaatacctgttaatgtattaaaaaagtcCTTCATCAAATTTTGGTATATCAGactatttaaaatacatatgattattacacatatacatatatgtgtatcagtaatatttacatttttaaaatgatttgatataatttttattaaaacttcGTTAAATGTAACTTTTAACTTCAAATCTTTTAACTcatgaaaatatttacaaatatcttgtataatacattttatattaaattctGATGTTTTATTCAGAgaaattataagaaatttatccatttttttcacTTCCTCAGAATAGGGGTataattctttctttttctgtttttctattttcacaatttctttccttttttcatgTGTTCCTTTTTTAACCTGTTTatcatttgaattttttatgatttccatttctttatttctcaCCCCCTTTGAAATGCCCATTTCTCCTAGTTTTTGCTTTACTTTGTCCGTACATTTAGTTTTACCTTTTGATGCGGCTTTAgctttgccttttttttttctttttttctcatcTTTTGCTTCTTCATCATCGTATATTTCTCTTACTTGATTCGCTCCTccttcctttttccttttcttacTAATaagtttttcctttatttctGTATTGCCCCTTATTACTGAGCTAACTATATCATTAGTTACATCACCTTCACCCGAAGCTGAGTTTTCCTGATTGTTTTTTGTCCCACGTAACaatatatctttttgttTACCACtatttttgtctttttttttcgtctcgtctttgtttttataatttttctgaaATTCGCTAAATATTACATCCgttaattttaacaaatttgaGTCAAATCCATCTTTTTCTAAAtctttaaaaagtttttcttcattatttttattattatttctattactGTTAAGCTTCAACTTTTTCgataagtataataataataaatcatCTTTTTCCTGTTCGgcatatatatcatatttctTGTCATTATGTAGTGATAATGTTTGTTCTTTTGGTTTAACATTTAACTTTTTCCTACTGTATTGTACTCCCTTTCCCTTCCTTTCCCATTTTGCGTCTTCGTCTAAACTCCGTTTCTTTAGATTCCCCTTTGTAGTATGATTTATCCTTTCAAAAGAACTGTTttgctttttaaaaattctttttttctttgaaaaAAGCAgccttttttgttttttctgttttcTTGCCAATTTTCTTTGATCTTTTCTGTTTAAAGCACTACCTGTGATAATACGACgacaaaaaagtaatataaggAAGCGATAAAATAATTCAGTAATTGAAAAGATGGAGTCAACATATTGCATAGAGtcaaagaagaaaataaagataaaaattagAGGAAACGTTAGCTAATATTTTGGTTGAGCCAGAAATATGCccatatatacgtacgtatatatatgtatgtatatgtatttatatggatgggtatttatatatatgtttatgtatttacatatatgtatatgtatttatttgtatttttttttttttttttaccgcTCTTCATGGATAATGGTATTTTTGCTAAAACAAACATAATATATCCTGAAATTACTAAACAGTAATAagatactttattttatagaattaaGAAACAAGAACTTCTAATTATtctacataataataaataatgacataaaagttttttgtaatactataataattatatattataaaggtATAAATTTTACACTATGGTGCGGAATTTGCTTCTTTCttacattattttcttattgtatatattatttttcatatgaacagctaaaattttttttttcttttacaacTAAAAggtttaaatttatttatttaatatattatttgtatggATCTTGCGAAAGTTAAATATAAGATTAcgggagaaaaaaataacgaatgaattttttaaatgttggAAAAACAAGGTCCTAAAAAATAAGCAGATGAAAGAACCTTATAACGAAATAACAGCttcgaatttttttttataaaatcttTTAAATACGAACATTaaatcaatttatttttaaaagaaattaaaaaaaaaaaaatttccgtttgttttttttttgggggGGTCCATTGTGACCTTAATTACAATAGTCTCATTAACGAAAAGTTAGAAACGTAAGGTACATTTTTAAGTAGTATACATGtgaacatatacacatacacatatatatatatgttgtacgaacaatacatatatatttcttttgtatATACTTCGTGCATACATTTTAGGCATAAAATGTACGAATACAAAATGCAAACGCAAATGTGTCATTACCTTATAAGGACAAGCAAATGAAAGCTCTCCatgcataattttaataacaaAGATGAGcgattttccatttttctctttttaaattttctttctaTGACTCTTGTTTTTTGTggtaatattacatatatatatatatatacatatatatatgtaaaaatttttatatacatttatatttatttatatttatttatatgtatttatatttatttatatgtatttatatgtatttatatttatttatatttatttatgtttatttatgtttatatatgtttatttacgtttatatttatttataattatttataaatatatataaattacgtgtaaacatatataatgataGCTAAAATGTAAGATagatgtatgtatttttgtCATTTCCAAATGGTACCACAAAAATAAGCTCTGAATTGTGaacattttttctaataaacaaacaattcatatataatttttatataaattattaaaattgtaaaataaatgtagaTATAGAGACATTACAGTTAATTTTGGTAAGCCTAATTTATACTTGTAAATGTATAACCAGCTGATTATAGccattataaatatgaggataaattatatatgtatatatttttttttttcatatgcttgtgtacatatgtatgacGCTCTATCAGTTTTTagatttttacatatttgtgtaaattttttttttttttttgtggaGAGGTATATTAGGATGTCTATCCATTATGAGAAATGTACGatagataaaaaatttaacgtATGCCGCTGAATGGTTGAATTTTGTATAAAAGCGTAACTTACATTTGACTTTGCTAATGTTGTAACTTATAATGCTTGCAAATATTCATGTTTGCATTCATGCATGTATTCACGTAAGTATTCATGCACATATTcgtgtacgtatgtatgtacctTTGCAACATGCATGGCGCACGTCGCTTACATAAAGTGGGCAACACGTGCTGTACACATATGTGTACGTTAATCAGATATGGGCATATATAAGTGTATTGATCTAATCGTACAAGTGTACGCACTTACATGATTACATGATTATATGCAAATAGCCGccttccttttttcatttctttttttccttttcggGAGGAGCTGTCGCGCTACTGCACCATTAAAATGATTCCTATGCAAAGATGTTTCGGTAccatttttaccttttttacCTTATACTTGTGCATTTGTCTTTAGGAATACAGTTAAAAGATAGACAAATAATAAACgacatttatttaaaaagtaattgtaaatttgtaaggaaaagaaaaaataatttaaagaagTTCTTTATAAGGACTGTAGGGACATATGAGTTTTATTTGAAACCACATTATAAGTTAtgtaaaaggaataaaattaagagtAAGTGTAATAATAAGAATGGATATAAAAATGAGCTAAAAGCTACAAGCACTTTTGTGtcaaaatattacaaaataaatataaatgacgTATACAGTTATTTAAATAGGaagaaatatgaatatatagaaTCAGATATTAAAATAACGTTAAAATATTGCCCGTTCTGTCCtccacataaatataaatatgacaatatgtataaacatgaaatttttaaaaatacaggGAATAGCTACTGTCATAGATGTGGATATAAAGGAAGTTTCTAtgattttaaattaaaaatgggGGATTTAGTAACTagtaattttgaaaatacaGTTGTAAACAATACatatgaagaagaaaaaattacattCAATGATGTTAAGGTGTATAATATGAATTTACTTTATTCAAAAGAAGCAGAAAAAGCAAGGGATTATTTAATTAACGAAAGAAAATTAACTATGGAaacaataaagaaatattatataggaTTTTCTATAATGGAATTTTATTCACTTGACAATTCAGGtaaatttgaaaaacatGAATGTTTGATCTTTccctttataaaaaaagttgaTGATATGAAATCAATGGATTTAttaaatggaaataaaaataatatgaatgaaAAAGATACTTACGAAGTAATTAGAATAAAAGTTAGAAGTTTAAAAGATAAAGGATATATGAGATTATACCctaaaaatgttaaagaGGAAATGAAGCTGTTTTTCTTTGGCGACCATTTAGTTAATGACGCAGATGAAGTTGTCTTGACTGAAGGTGAAATTGATGCTATGACTGTAAGTCAAGAAACAAACTATTCTGCTATATCCTTACCTAATGGTTCAAAATCTTTGCCTATCTATTTGTTGCCATATTTagagaaatttaaaaaaattcatatgtGGTTAGATTTTGACAAAGCAGGGAAGACAAGTGTTTtcaattttgtaaataaaataggcCTAGGACGAACAAATGTAATAACTGATGCAAATGTGCATTACTTAAATCAAGAagtttttgaaaaaagaaaaaaagaaatgttaATTAAGAGAAACTTGTTACTTTCTTCAGCTCAGAGTAATCCATTATGTATGCAGAGTGACGTAGCTAGTTGTGGGAGAAATGACCATGGAGATAAAATTTCGAACGTTCAAAATTTGCGCACGAAGAAAAATGCAACAAATgtagataaagaaaaaggaaaaaggcaTTCATTTTCTTCAGACAATATCTTGAGTAATAGTACAATGTTGAACATGGAAAAACCTCAGCATGAAGATAGGAGCTATGATAGTGGAAAGGAGGAAACTGCAAAAAATATACCAAAAGAAAATGTAAGTTTAAAGGAAGGATTAAATGTCCAGGAAGAAAGGCTAAataacttatattttatagaaaataacATCATGTATATACCAAACACTATAGTAGTAAAGGATGCAAACGATTGCTTGAAGCacaatatagatataaaatttttcatcaATAATAGTGAGAAAGTAAAACATAgtcaaatattaaattttaatgatttaaGACAAAACATATTAGAAGAACTAAAATATCCTGATAGAATAAATGgaattaaaagta from Plasmodium malariae genome assembly, chromosome: 13 includes these protein-coding regions:
- the PmUG01_13046900 gene encoding conserved Plasmodium protein, unknown function, yielding MFVLAKIPLSMKSGSALNRKDQRKLARKQKKQKRLLFSKKKRIFKKQNSSFERINHTTKGNLKKRSLDEDAKWERKGKGVQYSRKKLNVKPKEQTLSLHNDKKYDIYAEQEKDDLLLLYLSKKLKLNSNRNNNKNNEEKLFKDLEKDGFDSNLLKLTDVIFSEFQKNYKNKDETKKKDKNSGKQKDILLRGTKNNQENSASGEGDVTNDIVSSVIRGNTEIKEKLISKKRKKEGGANQVREIYDDEEAKDEKKRKKKGKAKAASKGKTKCTDKVKQKLGEMGISKGVRNKEMEIIKNSNDKQVKKGTHEKRKEIVKIEKQKKKELYPYSEEVKKMDKFLIISLNKTSEFNIKCIIQDICKYFHELKDLKLKVTFNEVLIKIISNHFKNVNITDTHICICVIIICILNSLIYQNLMKDFFNTLTGIFKYYYENNITLMKKIERENEFNSNNPNILHRGKNDTDTAVLNLNELYKRGANPEYLTHEKEKNKMENSITSKEEYEKYENLKIIFRNVLKCISMFYALNYLDFDCITDVINILCEQMSVNNVDNIIIILKICGMKLESDDISHLNYVTEYLKKQIDLYVTNNNIYIERSKLRFLIKDIDDLKRGKMKFYFLNKFEFLFSVLKEFECKYNFKRKVLSFPFLNVFKRAKFSRGIGSSDMKEKQHTPQQKMKKKRENKIEKQDHLNKVESPLDVKDDKTTNLKNVEALAIEGKFHKLNYLMVADEEYFNQSYFNKLLKKYKIQGILPKKIFLIIKNSLDVDECVHNLSLILKEKKNIPYVIQTVIQTLLYDNKFKVAYARILSSISNFKNRVFLFSLKTIFINYVKNINNYDLKKVLFLSKLFIYLLKEKLLNFQIFKFIQIDEEEKVKTIQEQNYFNTSFFFKTIFILISLDDNFDDRTSNNELWNHIFECILNKGINSSITYSFKGIINKYIFDEVENILCVYPNFQIEYIQKFYNFLEKQKK